In Amycolatopsis sulphurea, one genomic interval encodes:
- a CDS encoding MFS transporter has product MDVHRRTRTIVNRRLLTVLFGIALISHIDRSNVSFAALDMNRQLGISSTVFGLAAGIFFIGYAACGLPHAHILERFRSHRWLAAMVGLWGLSCMTLAFVPNPALFILFRFLLGAAEAAFIPAAYTCMARFYSRSDLAGATAKIAAASAMASVVGAPLAAGMLQIDWVGLVGWQWLFVLQGAPAVIIAPFVARLVPYGPEHARWLPDANRRWLLDRSEQDDATVDLAGRGTSSTVFASVIRMRRVWILGGVYFSVNLGFWGLIFFLPQIIKSGFSHLSSAQVALVSGLPYLVALITMIFFGRTSVMTGDRRWHLFGLLLGSGVALFVALEVGSATARIVALAAGIALSYSAIGLYHAVTASTLAPNVRAMGLSLVNGLGLLGGFVGPYLFGWLRGITVSNTIGFYLFSAAFLVGAFVVLIAARHFPAASRDQATALATPEPKATAL; this is encoded by the coding sequence ATGGACGTACACCGTCGTACGCGTACGATCGTCAACCGACGCCTCCTCACGGTGCTGTTCGGCATCGCGCTCATCTCGCATATCGACCGATCCAACGTCAGTTTCGCCGCGCTGGACATGAACAGGCAGCTCGGCATCTCCAGCACGGTCTTCGGGTTGGCGGCCGGAATCTTCTTCATCGGCTACGCAGCGTGCGGCCTGCCGCACGCTCACATCCTCGAGCGATTCCGTTCGCACCGCTGGCTCGCCGCTATGGTCGGACTGTGGGGCCTATCGTGCATGACCCTCGCGTTCGTCCCCAACCCCGCCCTGTTCATCCTCTTCAGGTTCCTGCTCGGCGCTGCGGAGGCGGCGTTCATTCCGGCCGCGTACACGTGTATGGCGCGGTTCTACTCGCGCAGTGATCTCGCGGGTGCGACCGCGAAGATCGCCGCTGCCTCGGCGATGGCCTCCGTCGTAGGGGCGCCCCTGGCTGCCGGGATGCTGCAGATCGACTGGGTGGGCCTTGTCGGCTGGCAGTGGCTGTTCGTCCTGCAGGGTGCCCCTGCTGTGATCATCGCACCCTTCGTAGCGCGACTCGTGCCGTATGGCCCCGAGCACGCTCGCTGGCTGCCCGACGCGAACCGCCGCTGGCTGCTCGACCGCAGCGAGCAGGACGACGCGACCGTCGACCTCGCGGGCAGGGGTACTTCTTCGACGGTCTTCGCCAGCGTCATCCGCATGCGACGGGTATGGATCCTGGGCGGCGTCTACTTCTCGGTCAACCTCGGCTTCTGGGGACTGATCTTCTTCCTGCCCCAGATCATCAAATCGGGCTTCTCCCACCTGAGTTCCGCGCAGGTCGCGCTGGTGTCCGGGCTGCCGTATCTCGTCGCCCTCATCACGATGATCTTCTTCGGCCGCACCTCGGTCATGACCGGCGATCGTCGGTGGCATCTGTTCGGACTCCTGCTCGGCTCCGGCGTGGCCCTTTTCGTCGCACTCGAGGTCGGCTCCGCAACCGCGCGCATCGTCGCCCTGGCCGCGGGGATCGCACTGTCCTACTCCGCGATCGGCCTCTACCACGCCGTCACGGCCTCCACGCTCGCACCGAATGTGCGCGCCATGGGCCTTTCGTTGGTGAACGGCCTCGGCCTGCTCGGTGGATTCGTCGGCCCATACCTGTTCGGCTGGCTGCGCGGAATCACCGTCTCGAACACGATCGGCTTCTATTTGTTCAGCGCCGCATTCCTCGTGGGTGCTTTCGTGGTCCTTATTGCTGCTCGGCATTTCCCGGCAGCGTCGCGCGATCAGGCCACAGCGCTGGCGACCCCCGAGCCCAAGGCAACCGCTCTCTGA
- a CDS encoding MBL fold metallo-hydrolase: MTALPRRLGPGLYWLGDCIKTQHGGRLYHAYNSVYIVSGVDRSVLVETGFPADLPMLGRQIDELLASGAVAPVEYLFVTHQETPHAGGLGRFLEKFPDAVAVGGVEDLDQIFPQHAERLRLVGTNAEFDLGGRSFRIAPGVIRDLITTYWGFDTLTRALFPGDGFAYSHFHEDGHCGLVAEEAATLDVPAMTALFAEFALHWTRFTDVEPYLVELDRLIADLGVSLVGPTHGLPITSLPQTLPLVKRGFRAGADV, encoded by the coding sequence ATGACCGCCCTGCCACGCCGGCTCGGTCCCGGCCTGTACTGGCTCGGTGACTGCATCAAGACGCAGCACGGAGGCCGCCTCTACCATGCCTACAACTCGGTGTACATCGTGTCGGGTGTGGATCGCTCCGTGCTCGTCGAGACCGGGTTCCCCGCCGACCTGCCGATGCTCGGGCGACAGATCGACGAGCTGCTCGCCTCGGGTGCGGTCGCTCCCGTGGAGTACCTGTTCGTCACCCACCAGGAGACTCCGCACGCCGGTGGGCTCGGGCGTTTCCTCGAGAAGTTCCCGGACGCGGTCGCGGTCGGCGGCGTCGAAGACCTCGACCAGATCTTTCCCCAGCATGCCGAGCGTTTGCGCCTCGTCGGGACGAACGCCGAATTCGATCTCGGTGGGAGATCGTTCCGCATCGCGCCCGGCGTCATCCGGGACCTGATCACCACGTATTGGGGCTTCGACACCCTTACCCGCGCGCTGTTTCCCGGTGACGGGTTCGCTTACAGCCACTTCCACGAGGATGGCCACTGCGGGCTCGTCGCCGAGGAGGCGGCAACCCTCGACGTCCCGGCGATGACCGCGCTGTTCGCCGAATTCGCACTCCACTGGACCAGATTCACCGACGTCGAGCCCTATCTGGTGGAACTCGACCGGCTCATCGCCGACCTCGGCGTCTCCCTCGTGGGCCCCACACATGGCCTGCCCATTACCTCGCTGCCTCAGACCCTTCCGTTGGTAAAGCGAGGATTCCGAGCCGGTGCCGACGTCTGA